Genomic DNA from Paenibacillus sp. KS-LC4:
CACGTAGGGCGAATATATGGTATGCTCCGTAGCGAATACCCCCAGAACACAAATACACAGCACGATGGTGACCCAAATCGCTATTCCTGCGACAAAGGCAGCCAGCAAATAGTCTCGGGCAGCGTGCTCGCTTTCCTCCACGCGATCAAAAAACATGAGAAAGGCAAACATCTCGCAGAAGGGGAATGCGATAAAAAAAAGCGCCCCCTTCATGATACCCGGGAATCCCGTTACCTCGATTGGCAGCATCTGGGTTAAATCTATTTTCGGAATAAGCAAAATGACAAGTAAAATGAACATCGCAAAAAAGAACGGGAAGATCACCTCACCCAGCCTTGCAATCGTCGTAATTCCACCTCGTATCGCAAGCGTAATTGGCAAAACCATCAGCAAGCATATGACGATCTGCGGCGTCTCCGTCATCATTTGCGTCGATACAAAATCGGCAATTTCCCGAACCTGGGTAATCGACGTATTAAACATCATCATGAGAAACACGAAGGAGAGCAGCCCACCTGCTATTTTTCCAAAGGCCTGATTATTGATTTCAATTAACGTTTTCCCTGGGAAACGTTTGCTGATGCTGAATAAAAACCAAGCCGCTCCAACCCCAAACGGAATACCGATAACCCCCGACATCCAGGCTGAATGTTTTGCATAAGCAGCTGTTAATGGAGGCAAATATAGCTGCATATCGCCGATAGCGAAAAATATAACGAGGATGGCTAGCTGTCTCACGCTAATCGTTTGTCGTTGCCGCTGCACTTCCTATCACCCGCTTCGCATGTGAAATATAACCGTAATCCATTTTGTCCAGCAAGATGCTGAATTATCCATAATTGGAATAAGAGCAGCTACCCACTAATCGGCCATCTCCTTCTTCGGCAGCCTGCCGCGTAGTTTAGCAAGGCCCCATCCAAGCAGCAGCAGCCCCGGTGAATAGGTCAATATCCAGAGCACACAAGGTATGACAAGCCAATTAAAAAACACAATTCCCGGCGAAACCACATAGGAGTAACCAAACGCCATAAAAGCGAAGGGGATCGTTAAAATTCGAAAATCTCGAAGCTTGAAAAGCTGAGCGACACCGAGAACAAAGGCGTAGCCGTAGATCAAGCTGCGAAAATAAGAGGTGATGATGAAGCTGATAGCAAAAATCGCCTCTAGCCGCTGAATGAAGTTGCCGATATTGATTTTTTTCGCCATGATGTAAGGGGCATATAAGGAATGCTGGGTTATGTAAGAACCTAGCATGAGCATGCACAGCAATACCACCATCCAGACCGCCAAACCGCCTATTAATACCCCCAGCATGTAGTCACGGGCACGGTGCTTGCTTCGAACAACATTCGGAAAAATCATCAGAAAAGCGAACAGCTCACAAAAGGGGAAGCCTACAAAAAAGATGGAGCCCTTTATAATACCAGTAGCGCCCGCACCCCAGATCGGCAGAAGATTAGTCAATGACAGACTAGGTAAAATCAGCACCAATAACAATACAAATAGGATCACAAATACGGGAAATATCGTTTCTCCCGCACGCCCGACCGCGCGAATCCCCCCGTGTATCGCAAGCGCTAATGGAAAAATCAACAAGAGGCAAAGGATAATGATTGGCGTCTCAATCAATATTTGTATGGTAACAAAATCACTGATTTCCCGAATTTGCATAATCGAAGAATGGAACATAAAAGCCAAAAACAGCAGCGAAACAAGACTCCCGGCTAGTCTGCCGAAAGCCTGATTATTGATTTCATGAGTGTCATATTAGGAAATTGTTTACTTAAGCCATATATAAACCAAGCTATGCCGAGCCCAATTGGCAGGCCAGCCAGTCCTGATATCCACGAAGCTTCATCTGCGTATACAGCCGTAAGCGAGGGTAAAAACAACTGCATATCGCCCATAATAAAATAAATAACGAGGATAGCCAGCTGCCTTGCGCTTATTGATGCCTGTCCCTGCTGCATGCTGCTTCACCCGCTTTGTGCTTAAAATGTTAGATTGCTGTCGTTATCCATTTTGTCCACAGGGATGAATAATTATCCAGCATGCACGGAGGAAGCCGAGCTGGCAGGCTCTGCTCAGGAGTCTAGCTATACATTTCACGGTACGCTTTCGGAGAGGCGTTCTCCGCTTTGCGAAAGACGCGAATGAAATAGCTAGATTGCGAAAACCCCGTTCGGCTGGCGATTTCGCTGACTGGCAGCCGGGTCGCAACTAGCAGGCTTTTGGCGGCAGCAATACGGCAGCTGGTCAAATATTGCTGGGGCGTACGCCCCATTACCTGCCGAAATAGCCGCAAAAAATAATACGGACTGTAGCCGCTCAGCGCTGCCATCTCCGGCAGCGTCCATGCTTGTTCACTCGAGCCGCGAATAAGATCTGCCGCTTCGCGGATCGCATTTTTAGTAATGAGCGGCAGTGCATCATGCTCCAGGCGCTCCGAATTATGGGCAAGCTCTGCCAGCAGCTCATATAGAAGGGCTGACATCCGCGGCTCATGCCGCGTCTCGAAACTGCCGCATAGCTCGTACATCTCCTCTGTAATCTCGATAAAACGCGCAAGCGATGCTTCCGAGATTGCAAACAGCCACACGCTGGAAGCATCTGCTGCCCGCAGCAGCAAAAGCTCCATCGGCACCACAAAATGAATCCAGCGCACATCCCATGGCTGCTCGGGATCCGTTCCATAATGCTGGAACGCTCCTCGCGGATACAAAAAGCCTTCTCCTGCTTTCAGAGCAATACGCTGGCCCTCCTTCCTAACATAGCCGCTTCCAGAGCAGATCACATGCAAATTATAGGCAGCTATAACCCCTGCCGCCCGTTGCTCGTGATGCTGGGGAAAATCATTATAGCGGCCTACTGCATCCGGATAACAGACATAATGCGAAGCAGCTGGCTCGGGCAATTGATAGTAGGTACGCATCCAATAGCTCCTTTCCTTGCGGATAAAGATCGCAATATTTTCATATAGATCACAACATAATAGTATATACGCGTCGAAATACTGATTCTACAATAATAAAATAGCCGATAGATAGCAATTTATTATTATTTGTATGGAGGTACAACCCTAATGACACACGTAAACCCAATAAATGAGTTTGCCCTTGGCGTCTGCTATTACCCTGAGCAATGGCCGGAGGAGCTATGGGATGATGATCTTCGCCGCATGAAAGAAATGGGGCTCTCGATTATTCGGGTAGCCGAATTTGCCTGGTCGGTGTTCGAGCCTGAGGAAGGCGTATTCCAATTCGAGCTGTTCGATAAAGTCATTGACCTAGCTCATAAGCATGGTCTGAAGGTCATCATTGGCACCCCAACAGCAACGCCGCCTGCATGGCTGACGTTCAAATATCCCGAGGTGCTCAACGTAACCTATGAGGGGGTGACGCTTCAGCATGGAATGCGCCGCCACACTAACTATAACAGTCCCATATATCAGGAGCTGAGCGCCCGCATTGCTCGTCAAATGGCGGAGCATTACTCCGATCATCCGGCAGTTGTCGGCTGGCAAATCGATAATGAATTCAATTGTGAAATTTCTGAATACTATTCGGAGGCCGATCATTTGGCTTTTCGTGAATGGCTGCAGCGCAAATACGTTACGCTGGGCAAGCTGAATGAGGCTTGGGGCGCTGTCTTTTGGAATCAGACGTATTCCGCCTGGGAGCAAGTGTTTCTTCCGCGCCCGACTGCGGTGCCCAGACAGCCGAATCCGCATCAGGCGCTGGATGAGAAGCGTTTTATTTCTGACAGTACCATTTCTTACGCCAAGGTGCAGGCCAACATACTGCGTGAGGCAGCACCTAAGCATTGGGTAACGACGAATGGCTTGTTCGGTCATCTGGACAGCCACCGGATGACCGACGAGCTGCTGGACTTTTTCAGCTACGATTCCTACCCGCAGTTTTCCACCATTAACTTTGACAATAATGAGGAAAAACCGCTGCTCGATCGCGGCTGGAGCCTGACTCTGTCTACCATCCGCTCCATTTCACCGAATTTCTGCATTATGGAGCAGCAGGCTGGACCAGGCGGCTGGGTGAACCGCATGGATATGCCTTCGCCGAAGCCGGGGCAAATGCGCCTGTGGACTTACCAATCCATTGCCCATGGCGCAGATATGGTCGTTTATTTCCGCTGGCGTACGGCAGCCTTCGGCAATGAAATCTACTGGCATGGCCTGAACGATTACCATAATGGACCGAACCGCCGTCTTCGTGAAGCAGCGCAAATCGGTGCTGAGCTTGCCAAGGCCGGTCCGCATTTTGTCGGTACGCGCAACCGGGCAGAGGTTGCCCTCGTACGCGATTATGACAATGAGTGGGACGGCGAATATGATATTTGGCACGGCCCTTTTTCCTGGAGAAGCAGCAAGGAATGGTTCAAGGCGCTGCAGCATCAGCATATTCCAAGTGATGTTCTTTACATGCGAAGCGGCACAACGCTTGCTGACCTGCAGCGCTACCGCGTGCTCATCTATCCGCATCCGGCTATTATGAGGGATGAAACAGCTGCTTTGCTGGAGCAATATGCCGAAAGCGGCGGCACAATAATATTCGGCTGCCGCACGGGCTACAAGGATGAGCGCGGTCACTGCTACATGCGCCCATTCCCTGGCGCCGCAGCGGCTCTTGTCGGTATTTCCGTCGAGGAGTTTACACAAATTAAAGGTACGCGCAAACCAGCAACAATCGAGTGGAAGCACGGGGGTGGTGAAGCGACTACGGCGGATCTGTTCAATGATGTACTCGCGGTCGAAAGCGATACCGTCGAAATCATGGGGGAATATGCCTCCGATTATTATGCAGGCAAGCCCGCTGTTACCCGCAATGCCGTGGGAGCAGGCTCAGCCTGGTATTACGGGGCTGTATTCAATGAGGCAGCGGCTCGTCATATGATTGGCCTGCTCGGCTTGTCATCGCCTGTTGCCAATTGGCTTTCCCTGCCAGAGCAGGTGGAGCTGACTATTCGCGAGGGCGAGGCTGGGCCGCTCCACTTCCTCCTCAATTATGCGGAAGAAGCTGCCGAGCTTACTCTCGGCGAGCCGCGCATCGACCTGATTAGCGGCGATACGCTTCAAGGCTCAGTCGTGCTGGAGCCTTATGGCGTGCTAATATTGACTTAAATGACCTTAGGCTAGACTGCTGCGTCCAAAAAATATAACCTAAAGCAAACAGAACCCCGAATCCGCCTCGTCAGCTGTGGAGGATTCGGGGTTCTGTTATTTTGCATAGCCTAAGGTGCAGGCTGTGGCGCAGCCATTTTCGAACGTTTCTTTCTTGTACATCCCATCCTATGCCTTGCGCCTCATGCGTCCAGCACCAGTTCAAACTCTGCATCTCGGTCACAGACCAGCTTGCCATCCTGCACCTCAAGCTTGGCTACTTGAAGGGAGCTGCGCCGCGTGAGATAACCCGGCACCTGACCAGGCACTTCCCAATTACCGCGTCTGTCCGGGTGGGTGAAATAGAAAATATACGCCTGCTCGCCCTGGACAACGACATCGGCATGCAAGCCAATGGTTCCATCATCCTCACGCTGACCGGGCTTATCCAATATCAGGTTGTTGCGCTCCCAGCTCTCCAAATCATCGGAACGGAAGACGCCCTGACCCCGCCATTCGTCAACGATCATCCAATACGAGCCTTGCAGCCAAAATACATTCGGCCCCTCATGCCCCCGCTCCGTAATGACGGGACCAACCACCTTCCAGCTATACAAGTCGCTGCTGTCGGCAGCGTAAGTGAACGAGCCGAGCGCCTCATCCTTATACCACATTCGAAACCCACCATTCGGCAGCTCGTAGATGCAGGCATCAATGACGCGGTCCAAGCTAAGACGCACATTGGAAATGAACGTCCAGTCGAGCAAATTCGTGCTTGTATAATGAAAAATCTCCCGTTTATGGCCCGCCCAATCATCGGGCACACCTTGAATATAGCTGACGTACATATGGTAAAGTCCATTATGCCAAATGATTTCCGGCGCCCAAAATGTATTTCGTCCCCATTCTATATCCAGCCCCGTAAGCGTTCCCCGATAATTCCAGCTGCGGCCGCCATCTGCGGAAGATGCGACGCCTAAATCGGTGCCATGCACCCATGCAAAGCCTGGACCTTCCACCGTAGCACGGCGATTTGTATAAATAATCCACCATTCCTGCATCTCACGATTATAAATGACGACCGGATCCGCCGCTCCGTCAAAAATTGGATCTCTGAATAATGGCGCCTTCATCTGCTTCTTCCTCCCGGCAAGCTCTGCCATCATGTTAAAATAAACAGCTGCTGTCAATCGTTAATGACTTGCAACAGAGCGCCATCTGACATCATTTGGATTCGGACAGCTTTTTTCCTTATATTTAGCAGA
This window encodes:
- a CDS encoding endospore germination permease, which encodes MQRQRQTISVRQLAILVIFFAIGDMQLYLPPLTAAYAKHSAWMSGVIGIPFGVGAAWFLFSISKRFPGKTLIEINNQAFGKIAGGLLSFVFLMMMFNTSITQVREIADFVSTQMMTETPQIVICLLMVLPITLAIRGGITTIARLGEVIFPFFFAMFILLVILLIPKIDLTQMLPIEVTGFPGIMKGALFFIAFPFCEMFAFLMFFDRVEESEHAARDYLLAAFVAGIAIWVTIVLCICVLGVFATEHTIYSPYVMAKKINIGDFVQRLEAVLAVDYIISTYFRCIIYGYAFIRGLQQLFKLQDHRFLMRPFGFLIVGYAYFLAPGIVSFVHFDVVWLFWVFSYSPGLLLLSYIAARLKAGWKKGEG
- a CDS encoding GerAB/ArcD/ProY family transporter; amino-acid sequence: MQQGQASISARQLAILVIYFIMGDMQLFLPSLTAVYADEASWISGLAGLPIGLGIAWFIYGLSKQFPNMTLMKSIIRLSAD
- a CDS encoding AraC family transcriptional regulator, giving the protein MRTYYQLPEPAASHYVCYPDAVGRYNDFPQHHEQRAAGVIAAYNLHVICSGSGYVRKEGQRIALKAGEGFLYPRGAFQHYGTDPEQPWDVRWIHFVVPMELLLLRAADASSVWLFAISEASLARFIEITEEMYELCGSFETRHEPRMSALLYELLAELAHNSERLEHDALPLITKNAIREAADLIRGSSEQAWTLPEMAALSGYSPYYFLRLFRQVMGRTPQQYLTSCRIAAAKSLLVATRLPVSEIASRTGFSQSSYFIRVFRKAENASPKAYREMYS
- a CDS encoding glycosyl hydrolase; protein product: MKAPLFRDPIFDGAADPVVIYNREMQEWWIIYTNRRATVEGPGFAWVHGTDLGVASSADGGRSWNYRGTLTGLDIEWGRNTFWAPEIIWHNGLYHMYVSYIQGVPDDWAGHKREIFHYTSTNLLDWTFISNVRLSLDRVIDACIYELPNGGFRMWYKDEALGSFTYAADSSDLYSWKVVGPVITERGHEGPNVFWLQGSYWMIVDEWRGQGVFRSDDLESWERNNLILDKPGQREDDGTIGLHADVVVQGEQAYIFYFTHPDRRGNWEVPGQVPGYLTRRSSLQVAKLEVQDGKLVCDRDAEFELVLDA
- a CDS encoding GerAB/ArcD/ProY family transporter, with the translated sequence MAFMFHSSIMQIREISDFVTIQILIETPIIILCLLLIFPLALAIHGGIRAVGRAGETIFPVFVILFVLLLVLILPSLSLTNLLPIWGAGATGIIKGSIFFVGFPFCELFAFLMIFPNVVRSKHRARDYMLGVLIGGLAVWMVVLLCMLMLGSYITQHSLYAPYIMAKKINIGNFIQRLEAIFAISFIITSYFRSLIYGYAFVLGVAQLFKLRDFRILTIPFAFMAFGYSYVVSPGIVFFNWLVIPCVLWILTYSPGLLLLGWGLAKLRGRLPKKEMAD
- a CDS encoding beta-galactosidase translates to MTHVNPINEFALGVCYYPEQWPEELWDDDLRRMKEMGLSIIRVAEFAWSVFEPEEGVFQFELFDKVIDLAHKHGLKVIIGTPTATPPAWLTFKYPEVLNVTYEGVTLQHGMRRHTNYNSPIYQELSARIARQMAEHYSDHPAVVGWQIDNEFNCEISEYYSEADHLAFREWLQRKYVTLGKLNEAWGAVFWNQTYSAWEQVFLPRPTAVPRQPNPHQALDEKRFISDSTISYAKVQANILREAAPKHWVTTNGLFGHLDSHRMTDELLDFFSYDSYPQFSTINFDNNEEKPLLDRGWSLTLSTIRSISPNFCIMEQQAGPGGWVNRMDMPSPKPGQMRLWTYQSIAHGADMVVYFRWRTAAFGNEIYWHGLNDYHNGPNRRLREAAQIGAELAKAGPHFVGTRNRAEVALVRDYDNEWDGEYDIWHGPFSWRSSKEWFKALQHQHIPSDVLYMRSGTTLADLQRYRVLIYPHPAIMRDETAALLEQYAESGGTIIFGCRTGYKDERGHCYMRPFPGAAAALVGISVEEFTQIKGTRKPATIEWKHGGGEATTADLFNDVLAVESDTVEIMGEYASDYYAGKPAVTRNAVGAGSAWYYGAVFNEAAARHMIGLLGLSSPVANWLSLPEQVELTIREGEAGPLHFLLNYAEEAAELTLGEPRIDLISGDTLQGSVVLEPYGVLILT